In the genome of Longimicrobiaceae bacterium, the window CCGGCACCATCCGCGACTGCATCGCCGACCCGGAGCGCACCGAGGAGATCCGCGACCTGATCGCCGACGGCCGCACCACGTACGGGATGCAGACGTTCGACCAGTGCCTGATGGACTTGGTGCAGGCCGAGCACGTGGACTTCGCCGTCGCAAAGGCCGCCGCCACCAACCCCGGCGACTTCGAGCTGAAGATGAACATGCTCGCCGGGCGCGGCGGCGCCGGAGGGCCGTCGTATTGACCGCCGGCTCCGTGCTCGTCCCCACCCAGGAAAGCCGCACGCGGAGACGCGGAGACCGCGGAGAACAGCTCGCGTCTCCGCCCTTTTCCGCGTCCTCCGCGCCTCGGCGTGAGCCCCGACGTTCGCGGAGGGGATGAGCATGGGATCGGAAGCGTACTACGTGCTGCTGGTGGTCGTGGAGATCGCCGGCCTGCTCATGATCCCGTTCGGCTTCCCCGGCCTGTGGGTGCAGCTCGCTGGGCTGGCGTGCTACGCGATGCTGACGGACTTCCGCACCGTGGGATTGCCGTCCATCGCCTTCGTGGCGGTGCTCGCCGTGGTGGCCGAGGCCCTGGAGTGGGTGCTGGGCGACCGCTTCGCGCGCAAGTACGGCGGCGGCAAGCGCGCGTCGTGGGGCGCGCTGCTGGGCGGCATCGCCGGGGCCATGCTGGGCCTGCCGATCCCCGTCGTCGGAAGTGTCGTCGGCGCCTTCCTGGGCTCGTTCCTGGGCGCGGCGGCCTTCGAGCTGCACGGCCGGCGCGAGCTGGCGCCGGCGCTGCGGGTGGGCTGGGGGGCGCTGCTGGGGCGGCTGGCCGCCACCGCCGTGAAGGCGGGAATGGGGGCCGTGGCGCTGACCGTGGTCCTCTTCGGCGCGCTGGGGTGAAGGTTCCGGCACGCA includes:
- a CDS encoding DUF456 domain-containing protein gives rise to the protein MSMGSEAYYVLLVVVEIAGLLMIPFGFPGLWVQLAGLACYAMLTDFRTVGLPSIAFVAVLAVVAEALEWVLGDRFARKYGGGKRASWGALLGGIAGAMLGLPIPVVGSVVGAFLGSFLGAAAFELHGRRELAPALRVGWGALLGRLAATAVKAGMGAVALTVVLFGALG